One window of the Oncorhynchus gorbuscha isolate QuinsamMale2020 ecotype Even-year linkage group LG17, OgorEven_v1.0, whole genome shotgun sequence genome contains the following:
- the LOC124002075 gene encoding delta-like protein 4 isoform X1 — MATWFTFIIAIIITIFKQVLGSGVFELDLHQFQNNRGLLANGVACSPACRTFFRVCLKNYQTVVSPGDCYFGSVVTPVLGTNSFSVMEDGTFTKPIRLPLTHFAWPGSFSLIIEAWFSPSADLPEADTNNPALLISYFAIQRKLEVGDEWSQDVQSVRQTELRYSYRFICHENYYGDSCSKICAPRDDRFGHYTCNPDGQISCLPGWKGQYCEEPICLEGCSKINGNCSRPGQCVCREGWQGTFCNECKRHPSCKHGTCQQPWQCTCKEGWGGLLCDQDLNYCTHHKPCRNGATCMNTGQGSYTCTCQPGFTGDKCDSEVRECDSQPCRNGGQCLDLENGYRCACPQGFEGTHCEHRMLTCADSPCFHGKCRERDNGRSYMCECPGSFTGLNCEKKVDKCTSLPCTNGGRCVIHGTTRWCSCRSGFTGPRCEININECSMNPCANGASCMDRINDYTCICALGYTGRNCDKPTDSCASKPCLNGGTCTNRAKGQPADCTCSAHFSGTQCQYYDVPLLIPPSPSPPSPVRETQDRLNWAAICLGVGLVVLLVLIFMVAMVLRHIQQQRKREQDSETMNNLSHFQKENLISDLQLKNTNKKVDLEVEVDCLREKSQNHKHINYHLDNKTFKEYKDEPSQEDKDENCKKTLEEKMPLSRKYSERPECRIATICSPRDSIYQSVFVIAEEKNECVIATEV; from the exons ATGGCAACTTGGTTTACCTTTATCATCGCAATTATTATAACGATTTTTAAGCAG GTTCTGGGATCTGGTGTATTCGAGCTTGATCTTCATCAGTTTCAGAATAATAGAGGTTTGCTGGCAAACGGCGTAGCTTGTAGTCCAGCGTGTAGGACTTTTTTTCGAGTTTGCTTGAAGAACTACCAGACCGTAGTGTCACCAGGTGACTGCTACTTCGGCAGCGTCGTTACACCTGTACTAGGCACCAACTCGTTCAGCGTCATGGAGGACGGCACGTTCACTAAACCTATTCGCCTGCCACTCACCCACTTCGCATGGCCG GGCTCGTTTTCTCTAATCATTGAAGCATGGTTTTCTCCTTCAGCGGATCTACCTGAAG CAGATACAAACAACCCTGCTTTATTGATTAGTTATTTTGCCATTCAAAGAAAGTTGGAAGTAGGAGACGAGTGGTCCCAGGATGTGCAAAGTGTGAGGCAGACGGAGTTAAGGTACTCATACCGGTTCATCTGCCATGAAAATTACTACGGGGACAGTTGTTCAAAAATATGCGCTCCAAGAGACGACCGTTTTGGCCACTACACCTGCAACCCTGACGGGCAAATATCATGTCTACCGGGCTGGAAGGGACAATACTGCGAAGAAC CAATTTGCCTTGAAGGGTGCAGCAAAATAAATGGAAATTGCTCAAGGCCAGGACAGTGTGT ATGCAGAGAGGGCTGGCAGGGCACCTTCTGTAATGAGTGTAAAAGGCATCCATCCTGCAAACATGGCACTTGTCAGCAGCCCTGGCAGTGCACCTGCAAAGAGGGCTGGGGAGGCCTCCTCTGTGACCAAG ATCTGAACTATTGCACCCATCACAAGCCGTGTCGTAATGGGGCCACTTGTATGAACACGGGCCAGGGGAGCTACACCTGTACCTGCCAGCCGGGCTTCACAGGGGATAAGTGTGACAGCGAGGTCAGGGAGTGCGACAGCCAGCCCTGTCGGAACGGAGGCCAGTGCTTG GACCTTGAGAACGGCTATAGGTGTGCATGTCCACAGGGGTTCGAGGGGACGCACTGCGAGCACAGAATGCTGACTTGTGCCGATTCACCCTGCTTCCACGGGAAGTGCAGAGAAAGGGACAACGGGCGGAGCTACATGTGCGAGTGCCCAGGGAGCTTCACTGGACTCAACTGTGAAAAGAAAGTGGACAAATGCACCTCCTTGCCCTGTACAAATG GTGGACGTTGTGTTATCCACGGCACCACACGTTGGTGCAGCTGCCGCTCAGGCTTCACTGGCCCACGCTGCGAGATCAACATCAACGAGTGTTCCATGAACCCCTGCGCCAACGGAGCCAGCTGCATGGACCGCATCAACGACTACACCTGTATCTGCGCCCTGGGCTACACCGGCCGCAACTGTGACAAGCCCACTGACAGCTGTGCCTCCAAACCCTGCCTGAACGGTGGGACCTGCACCAACAGGGCCAAAGGCCAGCCTGCTGACTGCACCTGCTCAGCCCACTTCAGCGGCACCCAGTGCCAGTACTACGATGTGCCTTTACTCATcccccccagccccagcccccccAGCCCTGTCAGAGAGACCCAAGACAGGCTCAACTGGGCAGCCATCTGTCTGGGTGTGGGCCTGGTGGTGCTCCTGGTGCTGATCTTCATGGTGGCCATGGTCCTGCGCCACATCCAGCAGCAGAGGAAGAGGGAGCAGGACTCAGAGACCATGAACAATCTTTCACATTTCCAGAAGGAGAACCTCATTTCTGACCTGCAGCTGAAGAACACCAACAAAAAGGTGgacctggaggtggaggtggattgTCTCAGGGAGAAGTCCCAAAACCACAAACACATCAACTACCACTTGGACAACAAAACCTTCAAGGAGTACAAGGATGAGCCGTCGCAAGAGGATAAAGACGAGAACTGTAAAAAGACGCTAGAGGAGAAAATGCCGTTGAGTAGAAAGTACAG CGAAAGGCCAGAGTGTAGGATAGCAACGATATGTTCTCCAAGAGATTCCATATACCAGTCTGTGTTTGTGATAGCAGAGGAGAAAAATGAATGCGTCATAGCAACTGAG GTATAA
- the LOC124002075 gene encoding delta-like protein 4 isoform X2: MATWFTFIIAIIITIFKQVLGSGVFELDLHQFQNNRGLLANGVACSPACRTFFRVCLKNYQTVVSPGDCYFGSVVTPVLGTNSFSVMEDGTFTKPIRLPLTHFAWPGSFSLIIEAWFSPSADLPEDTNNPALLISYFAIQRKLEVGDEWSQDVQSVRQTELRYSYRFICHENYYGDSCSKICAPRDDRFGHYTCNPDGQISCLPGWKGQYCEEPICLEGCSKINGNCSRPGQCVCREGWQGTFCNECKRHPSCKHGTCQQPWQCTCKEGWGGLLCDQDLNYCTHHKPCRNGATCMNTGQGSYTCTCQPGFTGDKCDSEVRECDSQPCRNGGQCLDLENGYRCACPQGFEGTHCEHRMLTCADSPCFHGKCRERDNGRSYMCECPGSFTGLNCEKKVDKCTSLPCTNGGRCVIHGTTRWCSCRSGFTGPRCEININECSMNPCANGASCMDRINDYTCICALGYTGRNCDKPTDSCASKPCLNGGTCTNRAKGQPADCTCSAHFSGTQCQYYDVPLLIPPSPSPPSPVRETQDRLNWAAICLGVGLVVLLVLIFMVAMVLRHIQQQRKREQDSETMNNLSHFQKENLISDLQLKNTNKKVDLEVEVDCLREKSQNHKHINYHLDNKTFKEYKDEPSQEDKDENCKKTLEEKMPLSRKYSERPECRIATICSPRDSIYQSVFVIAEEKNECVIATEV; encoded by the exons ATGGCAACTTGGTTTACCTTTATCATCGCAATTATTATAACGATTTTTAAGCAG GTTCTGGGATCTGGTGTATTCGAGCTTGATCTTCATCAGTTTCAGAATAATAGAGGTTTGCTGGCAAACGGCGTAGCTTGTAGTCCAGCGTGTAGGACTTTTTTTCGAGTTTGCTTGAAGAACTACCAGACCGTAGTGTCACCAGGTGACTGCTACTTCGGCAGCGTCGTTACACCTGTACTAGGCACCAACTCGTTCAGCGTCATGGAGGACGGCACGTTCACTAAACCTATTCGCCTGCCACTCACCCACTTCGCATGGCCG GGCTCGTTTTCTCTAATCATTGAAGCATGGTTTTCTCCTTCAGCGGATCTACCTGAAG ATACAAACAACCCTGCTTTATTGATTAGTTATTTTGCCATTCAAAGAAAGTTGGAAGTAGGAGACGAGTGGTCCCAGGATGTGCAAAGTGTGAGGCAGACGGAGTTAAGGTACTCATACCGGTTCATCTGCCATGAAAATTACTACGGGGACAGTTGTTCAAAAATATGCGCTCCAAGAGACGACCGTTTTGGCCACTACACCTGCAACCCTGACGGGCAAATATCATGTCTACCGGGCTGGAAGGGACAATACTGCGAAGAAC CAATTTGCCTTGAAGGGTGCAGCAAAATAAATGGAAATTGCTCAAGGCCAGGACAGTGTGT ATGCAGAGAGGGCTGGCAGGGCACCTTCTGTAATGAGTGTAAAAGGCATCCATCCTGCAAACATGGCACTTGTCAGCAGCCCTGGCAGTGCACCTGCAAAGAGGGCTGGGGAGGCCTCCTCTGTGACCAAG ATCTGAACTATTGCACCCATCACAAGCCGTGTCGTAATGGGGCCACTTGTATGAACACGGGCCAGGGGAGCTACACCTGTACCTGCCAGCCGGGCTTCACAGGGGATAAGTGTGACAGCGAGGTCAGGGAGTGCGACAGCCAGCCCTGTCGGAACGGAGGCCAGTGCTTG GACCTTGAGAACGGCTATAGGTGTGCATGTCCACAGGGGTTCGAGGGGACGCACTGCGAGCACAGAATGCTGACTTGTGCCGATTCACCCTGCTTCCACGGGAAGTGCAGAGAAAGGGACAACGGGCGGAGCTACATGTGCGAGTGCCCAGGGAGCTTCACTGGACTCAACTGTGAAAAGAAAGTGGACAAATGCACCTCCTTGCCCTGTACAAATG GTGGACGTTGTGTTATCCACGGCACCACACGTTGGTGCAGCTGCCGCTCAGGCTTCACTGGCCCACGCTGCGAGATCAACATCAACGAGTGTTCCATGAACCCCTGCGCCAACGGAGCCAGCTGCATGGACCGCATCAACGACTACACCTGTATCTGCGCCCTGGGCTACACCGGCCGCAACTGTGACAAGCCCACTGACAGCTGTGCCTCCAAACCCTGCCTGAACGGTGGGACCTGCACCAACAGGGCCAAAGGCCAGCCTGCTGACTGCACCTGCTCAGCCCACTTCAGCGGCACCCAGTGCCAGTACTACGATGTGCCTTTACTCATcccccccagccccagcccccccAGCCCTGTCAGAGAGACCCAAGACAGGCTCAACTGGGCAGCCATCTGTCTGGGTGTGGGCCTGGTGGTGCTCCTGGTGCTGATCTTCATGGTGGCCATGGTCCTGCGCCACATCCAGCAGCAGAGGAAGAGGGAGCAGGACTCAGAGACCATGAACAATCTTTCACATTTCCAGAAGGAGAACCTCATTTCTGACCTGCAGCTGAAGAACACCAACAAAAAGGTGgacctggaggtggaggtggattgTCTCAGGGAGAAGTCCCAAAACCACAAACACATCAACTACCACTTGGACAACAAAACCTTCAAGGAGTACAAGGATGAGCCGTCGCAAGAGGATAAAGACGAGAACTGTAAAAAGACGCTAGAGGAGAAAATGCCGTTGAGTAGAAAGTACAG CGAAAGGCCAGAGTGTAGGATAGCAACGATATGTTCTCCAAGAGATTCCATATACCAGTCTGTGTTTGTGATAGCAGAGGAGAAAAATGAATGCGTCATAGCAACTGAG GTATAA